One genomic region from Prevotella sp. Rep29 encodes:
- a CDS encoding glycosyltransferase family 4 protein produces MVRRIAFITEGFMGSTLPLIRQLCLRGYGVDLYYYKRVIHEPEACELDYRAERYGVNVVPMEVYGGISRYVGNDNLRIYVFSQVRPLGSVPVVRSVMGLVMRCQAYGAARVINGRCYDAINVICNYDMGHMADLLRYLGGNVVVSLHEVWNHGKPCVKPSRLLAEVIRKGCRIVLFSDHSRGDIGRIAGVDMDLVRVNPFGLFESFASLPELEVREGLPERYFLFFGYIRRYKGLGVLHEAVRLMGEALGGYKIVVGGQGDDGVLEEMRGDDRYVLISRFIRNGELVGLIKRAYAVVCPYLSMSQSGIPQTAFPFGTPIVASDLEGFREIITPDVGMLFPTGDARSLARCLSELIMHPDRREQMRRNILSFTQRHPRYDWENICENYLEIIGL; encoded by the coding sequence ATGGTGAGGAGGATTGCTTTTATTACGGAGGGTTTCATGGGTAGTACGCTGCCTTTGATTCGTCAGTTGTGTTTAAGGGGCTACGGGGTTGATTTGTATTACTACAAGAGGGTGATACATGAGCCTGAGGCTTGCGAGCTGGACTATCGTGCGGAGCGTTATGGGGTGAATGTTGTTCCGATGGAGGTGTATGGTGGTATCAGCAGGTATGTTGGTAATGATAATCTGCGGATTTATGTGTTTTCGCAGGTTAGGCCGCTGGGTTCTGTTCCTGTGGTGCGTAGTGTTATGGGGCTGGTTATGAGGTGTCAGGCTTATGGTGCTGCGCGGGTGATAAACGGGCGGTGTTATGATGCGATTAACGTGATATGCAACTATGACATGGGGCATATGGCTGACTTGCTTCGTTACTTGGGTGGCAATGTGGTTGTTTCGTTGCATGAGGTGTGGAATCATGGCAAGCCTTGTGTGAAGCCGTCGAGGTTGTTGGCTGAGGTGATACGCAAGGGTTGTAGGATTGTGTTGTTTTCGGATCATTCGAGGGGTGATATTGGGCGGATTGCTGGTGTTGACATGGACTTGGTGCGTGTGAATCCTTTCGGTCTGTTTGAGTCTTTTGCTTCGTTGCCTGAATTGGAGGTGCGGGAGGGGCTTCCTGAGAGGTATTTTCTGTTTTTTGGCTACATCAGACGATATAAGGGTCTGGGTGTTTTGCATGAGGCTGTAAGGTTGATGGGTGAGGCTTTGGGTGGCTATAAGATTGTGGTCGGCGGGCAGGGTGATGATGGTGTTTTAGAGGAGATGAGGGGGGACGACCGGTATGTGTTAATTTCTCGTTTTATCCGTAATGGTGAGTTGGTTGGTTTGATTAAGCGGGCGTATGCTGTGGTTTGTCCTTACTTGAGCATGTCGCAGAGTGGTATTCCTCAGACTGCTTTTCCGTTTGGGACTCCGATTGTTGCTTCTGACCTGGAGGGCTTCAGGGAGATTATCACTCCTGATGTTGGGATGTTGTTCCCGACGGGAGATGCGCGGTCGTTGGCGCGGTGCCTCTCTGAACTGATAATGCATCCAGACAGGCGTGAGCAGATGCGCAGGAATATTCTTTCTTTCACTCAGCGGCATCCCAGATATGACTGGGAGAATATCTGTGAGAATTATCTTGAAATCATCGGCTTATGA